Proteins encoded within one genomic window of uncultured Desulfobacter sp.:
- a CDS encoding transposase: MIKTNDHNQLHLFDPWDFLSPKRRKLLDDSWAGLFQKEILRSLPVNLIKPCFSREAGRPTKELFTMLGVLLLQQAHDLTDEETVSQLAFNIQWHYALNLTEESDAAKYLCLKTLWNFRQLMIEKKLDKALFNAIADKLSVVFQVNADNQRIDSVHVKSNMRRLGRISIFAASINKFLVNLKRKSPDHFSGISTDVIGKYISEKALSCFSMVKPSDSAKTLASVSKDLYHLIQEFKSDSDVSSMYSYKLLERVLKEQCNLEVDPESGQKVALKAPKEIPSDSLQNPSDPDATYSGHKGQGYQVQVMETFTETEDEDEKARTLNLITHVEVEPASASDANALIPAMDAAKQRNLSPKELQADSLYGSDENHQIAQSDGINLVSPTMGTTKKEKLSLTDFNLAADGQIITCPQGHAPVFKKKKKERITQGFPLDTCMGCPQLEDCPVRLGKKYAYSRYTAKAARIARRRAYEQTDEFKDRYRWRAGVEATMSEYDRRTGVKRLKYRGLQAVRFAATLKAAGINLFRATIVQKALSYA; this comes from the coding sequence ATGATTAAGACAAATGACCACAATCAGCTCCACCTTTTTGATCCCTGGGACTTTTTAAGCCCGAAGCGCAGGAAATTGCTCGATGACTCCTGGGCAGGGCTTTTTCAAAAAGAAATCCTCCGCTCATTACCGGTCAATCTGATCAAACCCTGTTTCTCAAGAGAAGCAGGACGTCCCACAAAAGAACTCTTTACCATGCTCGGTGTTTTGCTGCTCCAGCAGGCTCATGATCTTACTGATGAAGAAACCGTATCCCAACTGGCATTCAATATTCAATGGCACTATGCCTTGAATTTAACGGAAGAATCAGATGCAGCCAAATATCTATGCTTGAAAACCCTGTGGAACTTCCGTCAACTCATGATCGAGAAGAAACTGGACAAAGCTCTCTTCAATGCTATTGCTGACAAACTATCCGTCGTATTTCAAGTTAATGCTGACAATCAAAGAATCGATTCGGTCCATGTTAAGTCAAATATGCGCCGGCTGGGGAGAATCAGTATCTTTGCAGCGAGTATCAATAAATTTCTGGTTAACCTGAAACGCAAATCTCCAGACCACTTTTCCGGTATCAGCACCGATGTTATCGGGAAGTATATTTCGGAAAAGGCCTTGTCCTGCTTTTCCATGGTAAAACCCTCTGATTCAGCCAAAACACTTGCAAGTGTCAGCAAGGATCTTTACCATTTGATCCAGGAATTTAAAAGCGACTCTGATGTTTCATCCATGTACAGCTACAAGCTGCTTGAAAGGGTTTTGAAAGAGCAGTGCAATCTGGAAGTTGATCCTGAAAGTGGCCAGAAGGTTGCGCTTAAAGCTCCAAAAGAGATTCCTTCAGACTCACTTCAAAATCCTTCAGACCCTGATGCGACCTACAGCGGACATAAGGGACAAGGGTACCAGGTTCAGGTGATGGAAACCTTTACAGAAACAGAGGATGAAGATGAGAAGGCCAGAACCTTGAATCTTATCACTCATGTTGAGGTGGAACCTGCCTCGGCAAGTGATGCCAATGCTCTTATCCCTGCAATGGATGCCGCCAAGCAGAGAAACCTTTCTCCCAAAGAACTCCAGGCGGACTCTCTTTATGGAAGCGATGAGAATCACCAGATTGCCCAATCAGATGGAATTAATCTTGTTTCGCCCACCATGGGAACGACCAAAAAGGAGAAGCTCAGCCTTACTGATTTCAACCTTGCGGCAGATGGGCAGATTATAACATGCCCGCAAGGGCATGCCCCGGTTTTTAAAAAGAAAAAGAAGGAACGGATTACCCAAGGTTTTCCCCTTGATACCTGCATGGGCTGCCCTCAACTGGAAGATTGTCCGGTAAGACTGGGGAAAAAGTACGCTTACAGTCGATATACCGCTAAGGCTGCAAGGATCGCCCGAAGAAGAGCTTATGAACAGACAGATGAGTTCAAAGATAGATATCGGTGGCGAGCCGGAGTCGAAGCAACAATGTCCGAATATGATCGCCGAACCGGTGTGAAACGATTAAAATATCGAGGTCTCCAAGCAGTAAGGTTCGCGGCAACCTTAAAAGCAGCAGGAATCAACCTCTTCAGGGCAACTATTGTCCAGAAGGCGCTCAGCTATGCATAA
- the pseI gene encoding pseudaminic acid synthase, whose translation MYIADKQISKENEPFIIAEMSGNHNQSLERALEIVNAAAKSGAHALKLQTYTPDTMTLDLAGGDFFISDKKSLWKGRSLYDLYQEAHTPWDWHKPIFDRARELGLIVFSTPFDETSVDFLEELDVPCYKIASFENIDIPLIRKVAQTGKPMIISTGMATIAELDETVRTARAYGRNDIVLLKCTSTYPAISGNSNLLTIPHMRDLFGCEVGLSDHTLGLGAAVASVALGATVIEKHFTLDRTDGGVDSAFSLEPEEMRALVEESKRSWQALGQIVYGPTEAEKKSMIFRRSLYITKDLQAGDVLTNENVRSIRPGYGLPPRYLDVVLRKSVTMDVKKGTAVQWDLVGK comes from the coding sequence ATGTACATAGCAGATAAGCAAATATCAAAAGAAAACGAACCGTTCATTATAGCAGAGATGTCAGGCAATCATAACCAGTCCCTGGAGCGAGCTTTGGAAATAGTAAATGCAGCAGCTAAAAGCGGAGCGCATGCTCTTAAGCTTCAAACCTATACCCCTGACACTATGACGTTGGACTTGGCTGGGGGAGACTTTTTCATTTCAGATAAAAAGAGTTTATGGAAAGGGAGATCCCTGTATGATTTATATCAAGAAGCCCATACTCCTTGGGATTGGCACAAACCTATTTTTGACAGGGCGAGGGAATTGGGCTTGATTGTATTCAGTACCCCTTTTGACGAAACATCTGTGGATTTCCTGGAGGAATTAGATGTCCCCTGTTATAAGATCGCCTCTTTTGAGAATATCGATATCCCTTTGATTCGTAAGGTGGCACAAACCGGCAAACCCATGATCATTTCCACAGGCATGGCAACTATTGCCGAACTGGACGAGACGGTGCGCACAGCAAGGGCATACGGTCGCAATGATATTGTACTCCTTAAATGCACCAGCACATATCCTGCTATCTCAGGGAATAGCAATTTGCTGACCATCCCCCACATGCGAGATTTGTTTGGGTGTGAAGTTGGGCTTTCTGATCATACCCTTGGGCTCGGTGCTGCCGTTGCTTCCGTAGCTTTGGGTGCTACCGTCATAGAAAAACATTTCACCTTGGATCGGACAGATGGAGGAGTGGATTCCGCCTTCTCTTTGGAGCCGGAGGAGATGCGGGCATTGGTCGAGGAATCAAAACGGTCTTGGCAGGCGCTGGGTCAAATCGTTTACGGCCCAACGGAGGCTGAAAAGAAATCCATGATTTTCCGTCGTTCTTTATATATCACAAAAGATTTGCAGGCCGGTGACGTTTTGACCAATGAAAACGTTCGTTCTATAAGACCTGGATATGGTTTACCTCCCAGGTATCTGGATGTAGTGCTACGCAAGAGCGTGACCATGGATGTGAAAAAAGGGACGGCTGTTCAATGGGATTTGGTGGGAAAATAA
- a CDS encoding PIG-L deacetylase family protein: MQQTILVIAAHPDDEVLGCGGTIARHVADGDRVHVVILAEGATSRDATRNTDVREQELTTLAQAADNANDILGVTSLHLHQFPDNRMDGVELLDVIKVVEEHIKNVRPTIVYTHYDGDLNIDHQVVHRAVVTACRPQPGQTVLTLLFFEVPSSTEWRTPGSNPVFAPNWFVDITKTLECKKDALAAYAVEMRSWPHSRSIKAVEYLSGWRGASVGIEAAEGFLLGRRMI; this comes from the coding sequence ATGCAACAAACAATACTCGTTATAGCTGCCCACCCAGATGATGAGGTCCTTGGATGTGGCGGAACAATCGCCAGGCATGTAGCCGATGGCGACCGGGTCCATGTCGTCATCTTGGCCGAAGGTGCTACTAGTCGCGATGCAACGCGCAACACTGATGTTAGGGAACAGGAGTTAACTACTCTTGCCCAAGCTGCCGACAACGCAAACGACATCCTCGGCGTAACTTCCCTGCATCTGCATCAATTTCCGGACAATCGTATGGACGGGGTTGAACTGCTTGATGTGATTAAGGTCGTAGAGGAACATATCAAAAACGTTCGTCCCACTATCGTCTACACCCATTATGACGGAGATCTGAACATAGATCATCAAGTGGTTCACAGGGCGGTTGTTACGGCCTGCCGTCCTCAACCCGGGCAAACAGTTCTCACTTTGCTGTTTTTTGAGGTTCCTTCCAGCACGGAATGGAGGACTCCCGGCAGCAATCCGGTTTTTGCCCCCAATTGGTTTGTAGATATAACTAAGACCCTTGAGTGTAAAAAAGATGCTTTGGCAGCTTATGCCGTTGAAATGCGATCTTGGCCCCATTCAAGATCTATTAAGGCTGTAGAGTACCTATCAGGCTGGCGAGGGGCAAGTGTCGGTATAGAGGCTGCTGAAGGTTTTTTGTTGGGAAGAAGAATGATATGA
- the pseG gene encoding UDP-2,4-diacetamido-2,4,6-trideoxy-beta-L-altropyranose hydrolase: MKIAFRTDASIQIGTGHVMRCLTLAEELRNRRVEIQFICRAHQGHMADLIAAEGFQVHLLPAQEHAAEITDGHKEDYAIWLGATQEEDVQQTKNALGSCYPDWFIVDHYGLDIQWENALQPYVTKIMVIDDLANRKHNCDLLFDQNFSLDFDNRYSGLLPEQCDKLIGPRYALLRPEYIQFRRTMNDRGGEIKRVLVFLGGSDNVNLTGMTLDALSVPELAHLEVDVIVGTNNPYRGEIAMKVKLRPNSHLHGPRPHLADLMSKADLAIGGGGGTTWERMCLGLPSIVICLAENQKPACEAISREGLVQYAGTWKQLTKTALAENIIALCESQELMDFQSKICQSTVDGWGAKRIAEFLRPSSKKDLYLRPARTDDALLYYGWVNDSAVRQNAFNSELLFLNNYLEWFEKRNADTDTYMFVLMARDLPVGQIKFELQNNEAVIDYSLDRIVRGRGWGRELVRIGTNMLNNIRPAVIPGCFKRENYEFLAAFMRLGFDDKALQGAAQLSIAILSDKKSWINTHLPRLVQSWLNKGHKVLWVHEKESLLQADFCFYLSYGQIVPFRILNMFKHNLVVHESDLPRGKGWSPLTWQILEGKKQVPVTMIEADEKVDSGPVYAQEWINLQGDELVEEIRAEQAEATIRLCEKFVTEYPQILNTAKDQTGEGSFYPRRKPENSRLDPDKSLREQFNLLRVVDNNRYPAFFNLHGLKYTLTVEKTEN; encoded by the coding sequence ATGAAGATTGCCTTCCGCACAGATGCCTCCATTCAAATCGGAACCGGTCATGTTATGCGCTGCCTTACTCTCGCAGAAGAACTTCGGAACCGGAGAGTGGAAATACAATTTATTTGCCGGGCGCACCAGGGGCATATGGCGGATTTGATCGCCGCAGAAGGGTTTCAGGTGCATTTGCTTCCTGCGCAAGAACATGCCGCTGAAATAACTGACGGGCATAAAGAAGATTACGCAATCTGGTTAGGGGCAACCCAGGAAGAAGATGTTCAGCAGACAAAAAATGCCTTGGGTTCTTGTTATCCTGACTGGTTCATCGTGGATCACTACGGCTTGGATATTCAATGGGAAAACGCGCTTCAACCCTATGTAACAAAAATTATGGTCATCGACGACTTGGCAAATAGAAAACATAATTGTGATTTGCTTTTTGATCAGAATTTTTCATTGGACTTTGATAATAGATATTCGGGGCTGCTTCCGGAGCAGTGTGACAAGCTAATTGGGCCTAGATATGCGCTGCTTCGTCCTGAATATATTCAGTTCAGAAGGACAATGAATGACCGGGGCGGTGAGATTAAACGGGTGCTGGTATTCTTAGGCGGTTCAGATAATGTCAATTTAACGGGCATGACCCTTGATGCCTTATCTGTGCCGGAATTGGCTCATTTGGAAGTAGACGTTATTGTGGGTACTAACAATCCGTATAGGGGGGAAATTGCCATGAAGGTTAAGTTGAGGCCCAACTCACATCTGCACGGGCCGCGACCCCATCTAGCAGATCTCATGAGTAAGGCCGATCTGGCAATCGGTGGCGGTGGCGGGACCACCTGGGAACGGATGTGCCTTGGTCTTCCGAGTATCGTAATTTGCCTTGCCGAGAATCAAAAGCCTGCCTGCGAGGCTATTTCCAGGGAAGGACTTGTTCAATACGCTGGTACATGGAAGCAATTAACTAAGACCGCTCTGGCTGAAAATATTATTGCCCTGTGCGAGAGTCAGGAGCTTATGGACTTTCAATCAAAGATCTGCCAATCCACGGTTGATGGTTGGGGGGCCAAACGGATTGCAGAGTTTTTGCGACCAAGCTCAAAAAAGGACCTTTATCTACGTCCGGCGCGCACCGATGATGCATTATTGTATTATGGGTGGGTAAACGATTCCGCTGTAAGGCAAAACGCTTTTAATTCTGAATTACTCTTTTTGAATAATTATTTGGAGTGGTTCGAAAAAAGAAATGCTGATACAGATACTTACATGTTTGTTTTAATGGCAAGAGATCTGCCTGTTGGGCAGATTAAGTTTGAATTGCAAAACAATGAAGCTGTTATAGACTATTCCCTTGATCGGATTGTCCGTGGCAGGGGGTGGGGACGCGAGTTGGTACGTATTGGTACAAATATGTTGAACAATATTCGCCCTGCTGTCATTCCGGGTTGTTTTAAACGAGAAAACTATGAATTTTTAGCCGCATTCATGCGTTTGGGCTTTGACGACAAGGCTTTGCAGGGGGCGGCACAACTATCGATTGCCATACTTTCTGATAAAAAAAGCTGGATAAATACCCACTTGCCGAGACTGGTTCAATCTTGGCTGAATAAAGGTCACAAAGTACTCTGGGTTCACGAAAAAGAGAGCCTGCTGCAGGCTGATTTTTGTTTTTATTTGAGTTATGGTCAAATTGTCCCCTTCAGAATCCTGAACATGTTTAAACATAACCTGGTGGTCCATGAAAGTGACCTGCCCCGGGGAAAAGGCTGGTCTCCGCTCACCTGGCAAATTCTGGAGGGCAAAAAACAAGTTCCAGTGACCATGATTGAAGCCGATGAAAAAGTCGACAGCGGCCCAGTCTATGCTCAGGAATGGATTAACTTACAGGGGGACGAGCTTGTAGAGGAGATTCGAGCCGAACAGGCTGAGGCTACCATAAGATTATGCGAAAAATTTGTAACCGAATATCCGCAGATTTTGAATACAGCGAAAGATCAGACTGGAGAGGGAAGTTTCTATCCAAGGCGTAAGCCTGAAAACAGCCGCCTTGATCCAGACAAGAGCTTGAGAGAGCAGTTTAACCTTTTACGGGTGGTGGATAATAATCGTTACCCGGCGTTTTTTAACTTGCATGGGCTTAAATATACGTTAACGGTTGAAAAGACAGAGAATTAA
- a CDS encoding pseudaminic acid biosynthesis-associated methylase yields MGMRPEHLPEKNVFEMSILDFDPISFLKKVGVDLVLSKGVLIHIDPDMLQNVYDKLYSCTKKYLFVAEYYSPKPVSIIYRGHENKLFKRDFAGELMDQFPDLSLRDYGFVYHRDLLFPQDDINWFLLEKM; encoded by the coding sequence ATGGGAATGCGCCCGGAGCATCTACCGGAGAAAAATGTGTTTGAGATGTCGATATTAGATTTTGACCCGATAAGTTTTTTAAAAAAGGTGGGGGTAGATTTGGTCCTCAGTAAAGGGGTGCTGATCCATATTGATCCTGATATGTTACAGAACGTTTATGATAAATTATATTCTTGTACAAAGAAATATCTATTTGTTGCTGAGTACTACAGCCCAAAACCGGTTTCGATTATTTACAGGGGGCATGAGAATAAGCTTTTCAAGCGGGATTTTGCCGGTGAGTTGATGGATCAATTTCCAGATTTATCTCTGCGTGATTATGGTTTTGTGTATCATCGTGACTTGTTGTTTCCGCAGGATGATATTAATTGGTTTTTATTAGAAAAAATGTAG
- a CDS encoding acylneuraminate cytidylyltransferase family protein, protein MSLIAIIPARGGSKRLPRKNVLPILGKPMLTYPIYAAQNSKMFDRIIVSTEDDEIRNAALEAGAEVFQRPDELAGDRAKVVQVCKQVLDVLREQGETPAYFCCIYATAVFVSPEDLTNSFQFFNQDPSPDVVMGVSEFNLQPVQALEEKEGFLTPKWPEYISLQSQFQPKLTASNGTIYWARTIYFEQNPSFYCARLKGYPIPRQRAIDLDTQEDLDYARCVAEKILS, encoded by the coding sequence ATGAGTCTCATTGCAATAATTCCGGCTAGGGGGGGATCAAAGCGTCTACCAAGAAAGAATGTTCTGCCCATTTTGGGAAAGCCCATGCTTACTTATCCGATTTATGCCGCCCAAAACAGTAAAATGTTTGATCGGATAATTGTCTCCACTGAGGATGACGAAATAAGGAATGCTGCTTTAGAGGCTGGCGCTGAAGTTTTTCAAAGACCGGATGAATTAGCCGGGGATCGAGCCAAGGTAGTTCAAGTCTGCAAGCAAGTCTTGGATGTTTTGCGTGAACAAGGCGAAACGCCTGCCTATTTTTGCTGTATTTATGCCACAGCCGTATTTGTATCTCCTGAAGACCTTACAAACTCTTTTCAGTTTTTTAATCAGGACCCAAGTCCGGATGTGGTCATGGGGGTATCGGAGTTTAATCTTCAACCTGTGCAGGCCTTGGAGGAAAAGGAGGGATTCTTGACTCCCAAATGGCCCGAGTACATAAGCCTCCAATCTCAATTCCAACCCAAATTGACAGCTAGTAACGGAACCATATACTGGGCAAGAACAATCTATTTTGAACAGAATCCAAGTTTTTATTGCGCGCGCTTAAAAGGCTATCCAATACCAAGGCAACGGGCTATTGATCTGGATACCCAGGAAGATTTGGATTATGCGCGTTGTGTGGCTGAGAAGATTTTGAGCTGA
- a CDS encoding N-acetylneuraminate synthase family protein gives MAISIGNREIGDGQPCFITFEAGPTHDGLESAKRLVKLAAEAGADAVKFQIFDPERLVADKKMPFSYDILVDRATGKTETVEEPLYDIFCRRALSPDEWKKLKTYSDSLGLVFFSTVGFEEEVQLLEELNCHSIKIASADVNHFPLIRRVAKTGKCVQLDTGNATIGEVEKAVDVCRSEGNNNIIIHNCPSGYPARLESINLRLIPTLKQMFPDYPIAYSDHTPGWEMDVAAVALGANLVEKTITEDRTTPSVEHIFSLEPFEMKSFIQTIRDVEIALGQARRNLYPEELEKRKNIRRSIFLKSAVRKGQKIGDVEVDFRRPGFGLGPDMYEQLQNFQFVKDLPAGHQLSLKDLV, from the coding sequence ATGGCAATTAGCATCGGAAATCGAGAAATTGGTGACGGGCAGCCGTGCTTCATAACCTTTGAGGCCGGCCCCACGCACGATGGGCTCGAATCTGCCAAGCGCTTGGTTAAACTGGCCGCTGAGGCTGGAGCAGATGCAGTTAAATTCCAGATTTTTGATCCGGAGAGGCTGGTTGCGGACAAAAAAATGCCTTTTAGCTATGATATTTTAGTGGATCGGGCTACCGGCAAGACAGAGACTGTTGAGGAACCTTTGTACGATATTTTCTGCCGACGAGCCCTTAGTCCTGATGAGTGGAAAAAACTTAAAACATATTCAGACTCTCTGGGGCTTGTCTTTTTTTCAACAGTGGGTTTTGAAGAAGAAGTACAGCTTCTCGAAGAATTGAATTGTCATTCCATCAAGATTGCTTCGGCAGATGTTAATCACTTTCCGTTAATCCGGCGTGTAGCAAAAACAGGCAAGTGCGTTCAGCTTGATACAGGCAACGCCACCATAGGGGAAGTGGAAAAAGCGGTTGACGTGTGCAGGAGTGAGGGCAATAATAATATTATCATCCATAACTGCCCTTCAGGCTATCCCGCCAGACTGGAAAGTATAAATCTCCGACTGATCCCAACACTCAAACAAATGTTTCCTGATTACCCGATCGCCTATTCTGATCATACCCCTGGTTGGGAAATGGATGTAGCTGCAGTTGCGCTTGGGGCAAACCTTGTGGAAAAGACCATTACTGAGGATCGAACGACCCCCAGTGTGGAGCATATATTTTCCCTGGAGCCCTTTGAAATGAAAAGTTTTATTCAAACAATTCGGGATGTGGAAATAGCCCTGGGGCAGGCAAGACGGAATTTGTACCCTGAAGAACTGGAAAAAAGAAAGAATATCCGGCGAAGTATTTTTCTGAAATCTGCTGTTCGGAAAGGTCAAAAAATAGGCGATGTCGAAGTTGATTTTCGCAGGCCCGGATTCGGTCTCGGCCCGGATATGTATGAGCAACTACAGAATTTTCAATTCGTGAAAGATTTGCCTGCCGGGCATCAGCTCAGCCTGAAGGATCTGGTCTGA
- the pseC gene encoding UDP-4-amino-4,6-dideoxy-N-acetyl-beta-L-altrosamine transaminase, whose amino-acid sequence MIPYGRQNITRKDIEAVVEVLKSNFITQGPNLPEFERAVAEKVDAKHAVATNSATSALQLACLALGVGVGDVVWTSPITFVASANCARYCGADVDFVDIDPQTYNMSARCLEERLVEAEQSGKLPKVVISVHMCGQSCDMAAIHALSEKYGFSIIEDASHAIGGYYKQEPVGSCRYSNITVFSFHPVKIITTGEGGMAVTNDEMLAQRMALLRNHGITRDPAYFVTDPIYNLEKRSQEKDSGPPLWYYEQIDLGFNFRMTDIQAALGLSQLTRLDEFVDRRQDLAERYDRLLGDFPLKSPWQHPDASSAWHLYVIRLQLDDRKLTRREVFNYMRGQGIGVNVHYIPVHTQPYYQALGFKSGMYPESEKYYQEAITLPLFPTMAEHEQDQVVKVLKTIIVEHS is encoded by the coding sequence ATGATACCCTACGGCCGCCAGAACATAACCAGAAAAGATATTGAAGCTGTGGTGGAAGTACTTAAGTCCAATTTCATCACACAGGGGCCCAATTTGCCTGAATTCGAGCGTGCCGTAGCCGAGAAAGTCGATGCTAAACATGCTGTTGCAACTAACAGCGCTACGTCTGCTTTGCAGCTTGCCTGTCTTGCCCTCGGTGTCGGGGTCGGAGATGTTGTCTGGACCTCTCCGATCACCTTTGTTGCATCGGCCAATTGCGCCCGGTACTGTGGCGCAGATGTGGACTTTGTAGATATTGATCCGCAGACGTACAACATGAGTGCAAGATGTCTGGAAGAACGGCTGGTTGAAGCGGAACAATCCGGAAAACTCCCCAAGGTTGTCATTTCTGTACATATGTGCGGTCAATCCTGCGACATGGCTGCTATTCACGCTTTGTCTGAAAAATATGGATTCTCTATTATTGAAGACGCTTCCCACGCAATTGGCGGTTATTACAAGCAGGAGCCCGTTGGCAGCTGTCGCTATAGCAATATCACAGTGTTCAGTTTCCATCCGGTAAAGATTATCACTACCGGGGAAGGCGGCATGGCTGTAACCAATGATGAGATGTTAGCCCAACGAATGGCGCTTTTAAGGAATCACGGGATAACACGCGATCCTGCATATTTTGTCACCGACCCAATTTATAACCTGGAGAAAAGATCGCAGGAAAAGGATTCGGGACCACCGCTATGGTATTACGAGCAAATAGATCTCGGCTTTAATTTCCGAATGACCGATATCCAGGCGGCCCTGGGATTAAGTCAGCTTACACGACTGGATGAATTCGTGGATAGGCGTCAGGATCTGGCTGAACGTTATGATCGGCTTTTGGGCGATTTCCCCTTGAAGAGCCCCTGGCAGCATCCGGATGCGTCTTCAGCCTGGCATCTCTATGTCATTCGACTTCAATTGGACGATCGAAAGTTAACACGCAGAGAAGTCTTCAATTATATGCGAGGGCAGGGTATCGGTGTGAATGTCCATTATATCCCGGTGCACACTCAGCCATATTATCAAGCTCTGGGCTTTAAATCCGGGATGTACCCGGAATCTGAAAAATATTATCAAGAGGCTATAACCTTGCCTTTGTTTCCGACTATGGCAGAACATGAACAGGATCAAGTAGTGAAGGTTCTTAAAACAATAATCGTGGAACATTCTTGA
- the pseB gene encoding UDP-N-acetylglucosamine 4,6-dehydratase (inverting), whose product MLNDKSILITGGTGSFGKKYIRTILDRYLPKRIVVYSRDELKQFDMQLEFNQDCMRYFIGDVRDKERLNMAMSGVDFVIHAAALKQVPAAEYNPTECIRTNIQGAENVIHAALANNVHKVIALSTDKAANPINLYGATKLCSDKLFVAGNNMAGGKETRFSVVRYGNVVGSRGSVVPFFQKLIQNGSEHLPITHKDMTRFWITLQEGVDFVLMNFKRMQGGEIFVPKIPSVRIVDLAKAMAPELPLKFVGIRPGEKLHEVMCPGDDSHLTIEFDDHYVISPSIKFHRLSNGYTKNCLEEEGGPVTQGFEYNSGSNPHFLGNEEIRQYNQLAQL is encoded by the coding sequence ATGCTCAATGATAAATCAATTCTTATTACTGGCGGTACCGGGTCTTTTGGAAAAAAGTATATTCGAACAATTCTTGATCGCTATCTTCCCAAGCGTATAGTTGTTTATTCTCGGGATGAATTAAAACAATTTGATATGCAGCTGGAATTTAATCAGGATTGTATGCGTTATTTTATTGGTGATGTGCGGGATAAAGAACGGCTTAACATGGCGATGAGTGGTGTTGATTTTGTTATTCATGCAGCCGCTTTAAAACAAGTCCCTGCGGCTGAATATAATCCCACAGAGTGCATTCGCACCAATATCCAGGGGGCGGAAAATGTCATTCATGCTGCTTTGGCAAATAATGTCCACAAGGTGATTGCCCTGTCCACGGACAAGGCTGCCAATCCTATCAACCTTTACGGGGCTACAAAACTCTGCTCAGATAAGCTTTTTGTGGCAGGAAACAATATGGCCGGCGGAAAAGAAACCCGTTTTTCAGTGGTTCGCTATGGTAATGTTGTCGGCTCTCGCGGTTCAGTAGTGCCATTTTTCCAAAAATTGATTCAAAACGGAAGCGAACATTTGCCCATCACTCACAAAGATATGACCCGCTTTTGGATCACGCTTCAAGAAGGTGTGGATTTTGTACTCATGAACTTTAAACGCATGCAGGGGGGAGAAATTTTTGTCCCTAAGATCCCATCTGTTCGCATAGTTGACCTTGCCAAAGCCATGGCTCCGGAATTGCCGCTTAAATTCGTTGGAATCCGGCCGGGTGAGAAACTTCATGAAGTAATGTGCCCTGGAGATGATTCTCATTTGACTATTGAATTCGACGACCATTATGTCATCTCCCCGTCCATTAAGTTTCATAGATTGTCCAACGGGTATACAAAAAATTGCCTTGAAGAGGAAGGGGGGCCTGTCACTCAGGGGTTTGAATATAATTCCGGCAGTAATCCGCATTTTCTTGGTAATGAAGAAATTCGGCAATACAATCAGTTGGCTCAATTATGA